Proteins from one Argopecten irradians isolate NY chromosome 15, Ai_NY, whole genome shotgun sequence genomic window:
- the LOC138309625 gene encoding tachykinin-like peptides receptor 99D, translating to MSIADTGVGLFVTTTIVITILKIPIPTGWCYFSPYFELTTLSAGIFSSLLISYDRHLAVSKALSYRPTKRGAVTSLMIVWLSAFVYSLRIFLQNEVANILKSKAVISSDDDANSTITDTEDDDDGENEFCNVLVEEDFNDLIFRCIDFVVLFIIPIACMVYWYKGIIQKLWAVNVAATSNLQKKRRVIKLLIANIVVFFVCWIPFYLSDIINDSIAVVISTADENFEEAGSLQVIRMCLIFIAVSHSYLHPIIFLSFHSDIKAEVMSTVLCAFCFTRRVGDEKNVSAITEQRTQTIS from the coding sequence ATGTCCATCGCCGATACAGGTGTTGGTCTGTTTGTCACAACGACAATTGTAATCACCATTTTGAAGATCCCGATTCCTACCGGTTGGTGTTACTTTTCTCCATATTTCGAGCTGACGACCTTGTCTGCTGGGATATTTTCTTCATTGCTGATATCATATGATCGACATTTGGCTGTGTCGAAGGCGTTGTCGTACCGCCCGACAAAACGAGGGGCCGTTACATCACTTATGATCGTTTGGCTATCGGCATTTGTTTATAGTTTACGTATATTTCTACAAAACGAAGTTGCTAACATATTAAAAAGTAAAGCTGTTATTTCCAGTGACGATGACGCTAATTCGACGATAACTGACACAGAAGACGACGATGACGGcgaaaatgaattttgtaatgttttagtAGAAGAGGATTTCAATGACCTAATCTTCAGATGCATTGATTTCGTCGTTCTTTTCATCATACCCATCGCTTGTATGGTTTACTGGTACAAGGGCATTATTCAAAAACTCTGGGCAGTGAACGTGGCAGCAACGTCCAACCTGCAAAAGAAAAGACGAGTCATCAAACTTCTCATCGCCAACATCGTCGTATTTTTCGTCTGTTGGATTCCTTTTTATTTGTCCGATATCATCAATGATAGTATCGCTGTTGTTATCAGCACAGCGGACGAGAATTTTGAAGAAGCTGGAAGCTTGCAGGTCATAAGGATGTGTCTTATATTTATCGCAGTTTCGCACAGTTATCTACACCCCATAATATTTCTCTCCTTCCACTCCGATATTAAAGCGGAAGTGATGTCAACGGTCTTGTGTGCGTTTTGTTTCACTAGACGCGTCGGTGACGAAAAAAATGTTAGTGCAATCACAGAGCAGAGGACACAAACAATCAGCTGA